The genomic window GGTGAACACCGTCATTTACGGTGCCGGCGCACTTTTCTTGTCGCTTACCTTGGGCGCGATCATAGCTTTTTTGGTAGAGCGGACTGATATACCGTTTCGTTCCGCGATATACACAGCGATGCTTGTATCACTCGCGGTGCCGACAATGTGGCTGTTTCAGAACGAAGCTGGGCAACCAATGGATGATTCTAAAGTCAGAAAAGTATTTGCCCGGCTGTTCATCAAGGCGGGACTGACGCGCCGGAATCTACATTTTTTGCGCCACACATTTGCCTCCCTGCTGATCCAGCAAGGCGAGAGCTTGGTGTATGTGAAAGAACAGATGGGTCATAGCTCGATTGATGTGACCGTTGACACGTACGGCCATTTGGTTCCGGGCGGCAACCGCCAAGCGGTGGACAAGCTTGACGACGGGTTCGAAGATTCAGACCAATTGGGTATGGAAACAAAATGGAATCATTTCGGGCAAAACGAGTCACCTGAGGAGAAAACGGCGCTGCAAGTTATTGAAAAAACTGGAGCCACCCGCCGGAATCGAACCGGCGACCTACTGATTACGAATCAGTTGCTCTACCAACTGAGCTAGGGTGGCTGAGAGAATTGGGCCAGATGATGTCGTATGCGACGCGGGGTAATTTAACATGCTTGCACTCAGTTTGAAACGATTCCCGGCGGCAATTGTTCGAGGGGGACAGCGGCAAGTCAAGTTGCTATAGCGGCACTGACAGACTAGGGTGTTGTATATGAAAATGAATCGTGACGACCTCCAAAGATATCGCATTGTCGATTCGCACCGTCATCAGGGTTTCGTAGGGCTGTTGCGCCGCGATCCCAGCACCGATTGTTGGACTTGGAAAGGTCATATCGATTTTGCCGACGGTCATAATCTTTCCTTCGCCAGCCAACGTAGTTTTTCCACCAAGCTTGAAGCCGAAGACTATATGCGCCGCTTTGCCTGCGATCGCATCGATAACCGCTTGAACTTAGATAAAGCTGACCGGCTCTAACTTCGACGATCTAGTTGTCGATTCACGACGGTTTGATCATGTGAATCAGACTGGCGATGGCGAAAGCGCCGACGCACGACACGACCAGGTCGATGACGTAGCGGAGTTCACGCAGGCCGTCGAGGGTTTCGTTGTAATCAAGGTAGGTGAGCGCCAAACGGCCAAGCAAAAATCCGATCACACCAATGATTCCCCAGACAATCGGCCCGGGCCGGCGCTCGGCGGCGATCCAGCGGGTGGCGAGAAAGCCGGTGAGCAATGCCATGACCATGGCATAAAGCGGGTTGTCGATGACAAATATCACTACTTCGAGGACGATCTCTTGCATGGAGTCACCTAGCGATCAGGGATAAAAGATTTTTGGCTTCGGCCCGCGGATCATCGGCGGCGACGATCGCCGAGATTAGCGCCACGCCATGGATGCCGGTATTCATCGTCTGTCCCAAGTTTTCCGCCGTGATGCCGCCGATGGCATAGACCGGCAGCGCAACTTTCGTTACGGTTTCTGCCAATGGTGCCAAACCCTGGGGGGCGCCATAGGCGGCTTTTGACGACGTGAAGTAAACCGGACCGAACAAAATAAAATCGGCGCCGGCGCCCTCGGCCTGTTGCGCTTCTTCGGGCGAATGGGTCGAATAGCCGATTAATTTTTCGCTGCCCATTAGGCTACGCGCCGTGGCAATTGGCAGCGATGCTTTCCCAAGTTGTACACCGGCGGCGTCCACCGCCAAGGCAACGTCGATGCGGTCATTGACGAAAAGTTTCCCGTCGTAGCGCTGGCATAACACTGAAAGTTTATCGGCGAGAGCGAAAATCTCTTTACCGTCGAGATCCTTTTCCCGCAGTTGAATCGCTTTGACGCCGCCGTCCAACGCCTGTTCGACCACCGCACAGATATCGCGCCCCTGGGTTAGCTTGCGATCGGTGATT from Deltaproteobacteria bacterium includes these protein-coding regions:
- the thiE gene encoding thiamine phosphate synthase — its product is MAKSRPNFPLYLITDRKLTQGRDICAVVEQALDGGVKAIQLREKDLDGKEIFALADKLSVLCQRYDGKLFVNDRIDVALAVDAAGVQLGKASLPIATARSLMGSEKLIGYSTHSPEEAQQAEGAGADFILFGPVYFTSSKAAYGAPQGLAPLAETVTKVALPVYAIGGITAENLGQTMNTGIHGVALISAIVAADDPRAEAKNLLSLIAR